Below is a window of Falco rusticolus isolate bFalRus1 chromosome 9, bFalRus1.pri, whole genome shotgun sequence DNA.
GAATGTGGAAAATGActttaaaactgagaaacatGAAATGATGTGGCATTTCACAGGATGCGCTTTGCCAGGCATCgctgagcagcagaaaatatGCTCGTGACTGTGATGCTCCCGTCATCCAGGAAGCTAACAAGATACACATTGCCAGCAGGAAGGAATAATTTGCAAACCTGGctaaaactaaaaagcaaaaagaccaGCAGAGTCAAACACATCCCTTATCACAACATGGGGAAACCAAAAGGCATGTCTGTCCAAGAAGCCATGGTCTTTTATTCGAAATATGTAGCAGCATAGCAAAAGCCCTTACAACTTCAAACTGAGAACATGAGAGCAGATGTTTTAGTAAGGCCTGTaatgataggacaagggggaatggttttaaagtaaaagaggGGAGTTGTagatgagctgtgaggcagaaattgttccccgtgagggcggcgaggcgctggcccaggctgcccagagcagctgtgggtgccccatccctggcagtgctcaaggccaggctggatggggctgggagcagcctgggctggggggagggggccctgcccggggcacggggtgggactgggtgggctttaaggtcccttctaacccaaaccattctgtgatgctatGATCTCCCTGATACATTTCCAGATAGTGGGGAAGTTTACTATAACTGCCATTTAGTGGCTTCAAGAAAATACTTACAGAAAGAGTGGGACCCGCTTCCAAACTAAGACAGCTAAATTTATGGCCTGAAAGGAGATGTCTGTATGCAAATTGTATGTCTAACCTCCCCCGGCAGTCACCTGAGCCCCCTCTGGTATGCCTGATGTATCAGCAGGTTTGCCAAACCCGGGCAGAGATGCACCGCACAGGGTGACCCTGTGGCTCTCCATGGCAGACCCTGCTGAGAAACACCCATGGAACAGCACAGGCGTGCGAGAGCATGTAGACCCCGGCTTGGAAAAGGAGCTCTGTCAAGCAGGCTCCTACCAAAATATATCATGACTCCAGGCCTTtgtttactgtaaaaatattctaaaacaGCATTGTAGAGGATTATCAATGAAATAGTGAAGAAGAGCAAATACCACTAAATGGCAAGGATCCCCCCTCCACTCCCCAATGGCCATTTTTACTTGTAAAtattctccctttccccctggGTTTTGAATCAAGTTGAGATccatttgttcttttcatttacattatgatttttacttaaaaacaaagtaaaaatcgGCAACATCTATAGACATCATCTACTTGCTAGTgtaattttcattagaaaaaaattaaaaataaaagtgtggGGGGGACTGAAAATACTCTAGATTAATGCTTACTCCTGCATTTACATCTGTGTTTAACAATCAGTTTACACACACATCCTTGTAGACCTTTTGTTCACCCAAGTGTCATGCTACTAATTAGAACGCAGTGGCTGCTAATGAAGACACAGCGCCAACTGCAGGGGCTGGGCACCTCGTGgagctcccagctccagcattTGGCTGTGGTTTTGAAATGCCAACGATGCCCTGATCCCCAGATTAAGATACAGTGGGCTAAAGAGGCAGTAGgcacaaaccacaaaaaacaatgGGGATgctttctgggaagaaaaatctattaGTGCACATAGCTGCTGTGAGGTGCTCAAGGGTTGCCATAGAGATTCCCTGGATTCATTCGACCGACGGTAAGAAGCGAACACAAAATACTCTTACCGTTAATACGCTGAACGTCTGATCCAAAGCCCATTGAAGACGCTCAGTAGctttctgttgacttcaatGAGTTGTGGATGATGTTTCAGGAGCAGCACTTGATAGTCATTTCTTATCGCATTGAGCCCTTTTATGTCCTCTGAAAGGTTCATACCGAAGACTTTGAGAAGATAGGTCTCAGTTGATCAAGCTTTTAAGatatgcttaattttaagcataaTCAACCCAATGACTTCAAATCCAGTAGggtattagaagaaaaaatctttctatcactgcaaaggcagaaaaattccCCCTGGCTGTAAAACCAAATAGCGAAGTGAGGCCTGATGTGCAGCTGTATCATTTTTTCAGTCAACAAGCTACATTCTCGCTTTGGTTATGCTCACTAACCATCGCATGTTAGAGTAGGACAATGAGCTCAGcttgtttccttaaaaaaatggaatgcCAAACTGTTTcactactaaaaataaatttaaatataatgaaaCATTCTTTCAGACTAATAAAAAGCATatctttgacatttttttatctttttccaaaCTCTTGAACCGTTTAAGCAGACAGCTCATCAATGACATATTGCATAAATGCTTCACCgttagaagtaatttttcatgATGAATCTTTAAAGTGCCAGAATATCTGATAAGttaaattttgattttctttatatGACAAATGCTTAATGGTTGTCTTAGAGTCTTTCTGCACTAtgatttttatctgtattttattacGGTAATAATAACATCTAATATACTCTCTCATATCTGTCTCGTTCTTTCTTAAGGTCAAAATTCTATCCAGAGCTAAAACCAGCAAGAgacttcttcctttcttcctctcagtATTTTAAGGTAATAAATTACCATTTACAGGCAAATAATGGCAAATTAGGAAATCTAAACATGATGTATATATAGTTTAATATACGCTTGGTAATCAGAAAACCAAGTATTGGTGTTTCATTACAACAACTAATTTTCAGTCTTGCAAGCAAATTAGATGCTATTACATCAGGCTATTTAATTGCCTTTCTTGCCAATAatctgtgaagaagaaaaaaaatgttatttcctcCTTCAGGCAGATTTCACTCGTTCGTATTTTATtggatttgttcttttcattttcacctaGTGGTAACCTTAGCTGCCTTCTTCAAAGGCACAGATCATTTTTAAGGAGCAGAAGGAGTGATAACGGGAGCAGCCCTTTGCCAAGGGCCCTTCcaggggtggggatggggatgcaaCACCAGCTTCTGTAGCTGCAAGGCAGCCCAACTCCGGGGCTCAGGACAGGCTGGCTGCTAAAAATAGTGACTGCTATGCTTGGAGAAGGCTCTCACACCCCAAAGACGGGGGCTTATTAATGGAAACATGCCCAGAGCCTTCAAAGGTAGATACAAGTTAGAGCAAAGtagggtgaaaaaaaatattgctataGATTCAGAGACTCTGCATGtcctttaaatgcattttaatgtgCTTTACCAAAGGATATATGatcaaaaaagaagaaaatacatagtATTACTAGCTCAAGACAGAATGAACAAGAGCAGTTGCACTTTGAAAGTGCTGGTTATAGAGGATGCCTCTCAGTCAGCCTTGCTGGGGACTGAGCGTCTCACCCATGTGTTTGGCTGGAGTGATGGACAATGCAGCTGAAAGAAGCTTGTAGACCTGGGAATTGGCTTGGCTATGCAATCCACAGGGCTCCCTGCAGGGTAGAAAACAAGCACGGGCCTTAGGATGCTTGGTCCCATGCTGAAGGTGACACGGGAGGTCACACTAACCAGGCAGCAGAGCTCACGCCtttctcccagccctgggatgcTGCATTGGCCGCAGAGACCTCCCTTCTGTGCCCCAGCACCTCCAAAACACTTCCCATATCCATCAGTCATGACACTGCTTATGCGAGACAGCTTGATGAAGATagcttcttatttttcagatggAGAACTGGGTATATCTAAGGTCACAGACTGAATTACTACCAAAGGCCAAGACTGGTCAAGGCATTCCCAGCTTCCAAACTCACTCCTCAATCTCTAGACAAAGCATCACTCTTCCCACTGTCTAAACTTGTTtatgctttctctttctctgagcTTAACCAAGAAAAATAGTAAAGTCAACAAAACATCTTTTCACAGACTAATGAATCCCTGGTCTCCAGAAAGGAATATAATTCATTGCAGCGCATTAATTATACTCTAGGCTAGCAGTCATTCCTATTGTCctctttgcactgaaaaaagACATCTTATGTCATGTTGGCAGTTTCTTTCAGCATAAACATTAACGTGCTCAGCCATGGCACCCTTAGATCCTTATTTTCTGACAGAGATCACTAAGGTTACTCTCtgttctttccaaaataaatctACCTTTAAAGTTCAGAAAAGAGTTTAGCATTTCATGTCAAAGGCAGCATAAGTGCTGTGAGTGCTGCCAGTGGTAGGACCACTTCTGTAAGTCAGCTGGGTAATCTACATTTTCCAGGCTGGCTTGCTGTGATTTAGGTGAGTGCGAGACTTACAGCTCTTGGTGGCCTCCTCGTACCATCTTTTTTGTATATGCAGATCCCTCAAGGTGAAGTGGCTTGTTAGAGAATGACTGGATCAtaaataaagtgttttttttactgtagccaagaaggtatttttcttgcaggccatactaaaaaaaccaacaacaaaaaaacgGATGAAGGTCTGCATGAGCAGGGTATGGGCTCTCAATTCCTCCTGGACATACCCTGCTCCAAAAGACTAAAAAAGTTAGTCATACACCTGcacaataaatgaaaagaaagaggctAATTTTCAAAGCTATACTCACAGCTCTGTTGGCTTACAGACAACCTTGTTTATCATAGGTTACCaaggcagaaatgtttttgattacgtagaaaaaaagtaaactgaaaTGGATGTGAAAACCCCAGACAAAGATAAATCTGGAcctgttctggttttttcctttcctgaaaaataagttGGGTGGTGAGATGAGCTGCAAGGAGTGGGACAGTGCCACTCCAGATAGCTGCACTGCGACAAACACCTCCACCTCACAGAGTACGGACATGCACAGATGCAGAATACACATATTCTGCCTGCACAAGGGCATGATTAAATCCATGGAGCTTTTCTCCCCTTACATACTACAAAGGAAAGCCCACTGCTGTTGGGACACTGCACTCGGGAGCTGCGTCAGGGCTTGGCGCCTCCTGGGCACACTCACCCGCCAGCTCAGCAGGCCCAGGCCAGGAGCCAATCCTAGCCCTTCAGCTTTGCGTGGCCAAAGGCACTAAACCACCACTTTCGGGGCAGCTCTGGACAGAGCTGGAGAGTGTTTGAGTTGGAAATTTGCATTTGCAGGACATCTGCCATGGCTGAAATCACAGCAGCCCAGAAGGAAACAGGGCGAAGGCTGTGCTGTGGCGAGACCACGCATGCCACCACACTGCTGCCAGGGCTTCCTCCCACCCAGCCTTCACACAAGACAGCATGCAGGGGAATAATAATTATCTTACATTTTCcttatacatttttaaaggtctcAGGGTGCCAGCTGACTATGAGCTGCAAGAGCTAAGCAACCTAGACACCAACAGTACCCAAATGTCACAGCAtaaactatcaagctgcaacaaggccttttaccatctcataccaccacactcttcatacagtccctctgctgccttctccttgtctcacctcatccaggcCGTGTGTTCtcccttctcttgcttcttcctcggctgctcccCCTTCACTGGCTCCCAACCActtcacttaaccagccacaccgGCACCTCATCtacaccagccaacccaccgcccctgaagccaccccacagctgtatattgtcAATGCTAATtagcccagcttcattcctctaaCACCCAAAAGGAGTCTTAAGTGTTtaagcagctttaaaaacatgatTCTGTAAACATATCAGTGTGGACAAAGGCAGATAGAAGTGGACATCATGGGGGTGATGATGCCAGTCAACCTTATTCTAGGTTTAGTAATGATCTCCTGGGTTATGATATTTATCAGGAAAATATTAGAAAGCATCCATATATTGGTTTATTATTATCTCGGCTTTGAATTCAAGATGCATTGCATGAACACTTCGCAACATTTTCAAGCTAATGTCACAGCTTGTTACACTGCGCTTGGAGAAAACAGCCACAAGGTAAAATTCACACGTGTAACTCAGCAGACGACCTTTCCTACACACCccatttacatattttcagaccaaatgagggtttttttgtttgtttgttttttgttttgttttttttcaataaattaaaaaaagaaacaccctGTTGTTAATTACTGCACCACAACTGTAGCAGATGAGCAGAAACCACATTTGGTACATTTCATTAGATGTGTGTTGCCTATGTGAGTCAATTAATTGAGGCAGAGGGAGCTGCACTGATACCCTGCCTTAGAGTGATTTCCCAGGACTCTTCTGGAAATGAGATGACACATCTCCAGAGATTATTTCCTGCTAAAGTCATCTTAAATAACTGTATCAAAAAGAAACTAGAAGTTACAAGCAGGGCCCGATTCTGTCTTTCAGCAGTGGCCCTTCGTATCTTTGcaaatctgaaaggaaatgtgcttttaaatCTGTATGAAGATTGCCAGAGCAGTTGTCTTCAAGTAAAGGTGGTTTGGGCCAGGGCAGCGCAGGCATGCCTCGCCTCGCTGCTGGGTCTGCCTGTACGGCAGAGAGGAGGGATGCCAGGAATAACACTGACAGCCTGCATGCACACATCTAGTCAAAGCACAGGATTATTTTGGTATTAATCAAAAGCAAGCTGATTAAATCTGTAGCTTGACAAAGAAGGGGAATTaaccaaatgaaaacattcatttcaaTACAAAACTTTATGATACTGTAACTTTGGAAACAAAGCCCTTTCTGAGAAATCCCATCTGCTCCACTTGGCTTGTGCTCTTTGAAATAAACATCTGTTTACATGCTGAAGACATGGGTACATTTGTCTCTGTTGGTTCTACCatagaaatgcattaaaatgattttaagCACAAAGTTAAACATCAGATGCTAAAATCGGGACTGTGGTTTTGGACATTTGTTTATGACTTTGCTCTTCGAAAGgaagtttttttaattcctgatCCAACACCATTGCGAAAGGACCGTTTATTGAAAGGCATCTCCAGGTAAGGCTTTAAAAAAGCCAGTTCTTCATTCCTGCCCACCTTGGCTAAGCAGTTATTCAGCAGGACGAGGCAGTAATCAGATTTTCCATACAGCTGGCAATTCAAATAAAAAGGATTGCTGctctgaagataaaaaaaaaaaaaaaaagaaaaaagaaaaaaaaaagaaaaaagagagagataagaaaaggtaaaattatGGATTCCTGTATTTGCCAGGACTTGTTCAGTATAAAAAGCAAACTAGAAACACAAAACCAATCTAGGCTGAGAATGACAAGGATGAATTGTTATTTTCTAAGGACTCGTCATattcaaaatcagatttttttcgTAGTTATCTAGAAAGCTTAACTGTGGTATTTCCAGGATAAAATACTGATACTGTTACAATAATGTGTATGGTATGAAATGAATTGTTTTCCGTGATGCTGACCAGTTGTGACATGTAACACAGTTTCCCTAGAGTAGCATGCATGTTTATTGCTGTaaaatgagggttttttccagttaaCAATAAAACAGTATCATGTTATCACTTGTGTCAAGTCATGTAGTTTAAATGatagataaaagaaaatgaaaatacctgtaaaacagaaatttggGAGAAGCTTTCTAGTAGTTATGGCTAGTTATGGTAATAGTTATGACTAAGTTTAATAATGACAAAATAGTAAcgggaattttaaaaagtcttgaTTAAAATCCATGTAGGCTTATGTATGCTTTCCTTTTACTTGCACCTTAcagtataaaaatgtaaactaCATCAAAACTTTTAcaaatttaaattgcatttaaataagcattgaatttaaaacagaacatttcCTGGCATGTCTACAGTTACTATGTGCATCTTTCATGATTTGATTTACCAGGTTGTGGATTATCTATCGAAAATAAATACTCTGCCATCATTTCTAAAGCTGCCTGTATTGCATTCTTGCTTAGGGAATGGATGCATGCAAAACCTTGGGGTCACCACCTGCCTTCACTGGCACTGATGGTAAAACTGCAATTAGCTTCACTAAGATTAGTTTTAATTCAATATGCTGTTACTGTTATTAATGCTGTTTAGGACCTAACACTTTCCCTGTTCTGTGGGTATAAAAGGTAGATTAATGATGCTTTTTGCAACCAAGAGCGTGcgcccagcctggggcagctgggcaggcgTGGCTCACTGACCACCCATGCAGCCACCTTTTCCCACTGACTGGGGACTTCTTCCCCAGCCTGAAGTTTCTCCCTaacaagaagaaatactttctgcaagaaacacagacacagagaaatGCCCCTTGAATTTTTAGCTGCTAGCTCACACCCTACACAGGGACTTACACGACTGAGTAAATGACTGTTATTTTAACGTGCCAGATACTCACTGAAAGAAACTCATTTTACCGATTATATCATTGTCATAAAGAGATCCATTAAGAAACGTGGCTGCTTAGATCAAGCTGTGTCTAAACTATCCGTGAACAGCAATGGAAGATGATTCAGCAGTTACAGAAGTAAAACATACAGAGGAACCGTGCGATGGATAGATTAAGGCTAACAGGAACTTCAcatcaataaaataaacagctgcACAAGTAGCCACCATTTCTGCTAGCAACAGATCACCTTAATGAAAAGATAATGATGCAAACAcatcacaggagaaaaagaaatctgaactGTGGCTCCTAGAGCTGATTTTACAGCAATAAAGAAACAGGGAGTCTAAAGAAGACTTTGTCCGAAGCAGGGAAATTGGACgtcattagaaataaaatatctcaCTCCACAATGGCAAAGTCTTAAATGTTGTACGCATACTTTGACCACCAATCCATCATGGTAACCTGGTCGAGACCAGCAACTGAAAAGATATTAGCGTTATTCAAGTAACCCGTCTACTTCAGTTTTATAGGCTGTTCTGCTTGCTTTCACAGTTCAATCAGATTTGTATTACTGATCCTATGCAATGATTTTCCTTAATACATACATAATTCCCTTATACAAGAATTTCTCCTTTACCTACACACTAACAGTGACAAATAAATTTATTGGTTTATAAACTAGCTAGCAATAAGTGAaattaatacatatattttattgtaCCTATTTGATTTAGACAAGGAATTTAGATGAAAGGGAGGGGAGACTGatgtttttgtctttccatACAATATTTCAGCTCCCCACACTCTACATTAAATATGTGATAGGTTTCTCACATGATTATTTTAGAGGCTTGCATATTTTATTAGTAACTAAGGCAGAAACTGAGCTATACACCAGGAAAATTAGGTAATAATATTTAACCAATAGCTTTAAAACAAGAAGCTTCTtccattttataaaaaacaacagaaagaaacaagcaaacagaaaaagaattcattatttaaattaaatgaagcaTCTAATCTTCTGGTAAGTGGGGAGCATGACTTACCGTGGAAGGGACAACTGGGTAACTCGAGCACAAGAGTATCATTGAGAtccaaagaatgaaaacaaagtttaacCTGCATagacttcaaagaaaaactgagatcagttaaaatggaaaacaaaatcaagccAAAATACATGCATACACATAAACATAAACAGACAAACAGTGTATTTTCTCCACATACAAAGTAATCGGCAGGGTTTTTACCTGATCATTTCTTACTCAggagtgtgtatgtgtgtacatgcaGTTATACTACCAAATTCCTCACATAtcctttcagttctttcttaGATGACCATTTTATACCAGAGTTCAGGAGTGAAAATGTCACCAAAGCTGATTTTATTATGACTAATTGGTACTTGTTTggccttttcttcttgttaaaTGGGAAAATGGCAAGAACGCACACTCAGCTGCCATTATGAAACTACCAACTGATTTCATTCAAAGTGGTCTGTTCAAATGTCTCTCAGGTGTGTTTACCATTAAGTCTGTATCATTATAGCGAGTATGGGCAGAGGTCTAAagacttcagaaatacatttcaagaATTTTTTACCACTTCTAAGACCTTGTAAAGCCTggctgcaaaggaaaaacagtaacagtGCACTTTAAATAGAAAGTTCCTCAAACTCAGAGCTGCCACAATACATAGAACAATATGCAACTACAtagagctttttctttttctcccccccccccctttttttaaaaatgtttactttttaacGCACCccatttttaagtgtttttccTAGAACTTAAGTTCTTTGgacattaatttcttctcttgcatGCAGACATTAAGTTTACTCAATCAAATCTTTTGTAGGATTAATAAATTCCATTAATCTCCATCAATATAGCAAATGTTTAATGTCTAAGAGCATCATTTGTTACTGCAACACATTTAATTATGCAACATTTTAGGGGAATCTGTGGTTTATTTATACAAAGTACTGTAAAAGCAGTAAGGGTCCCACAAAGATGTCAATGTTAGACTGTGCAGGCAAGGTaatgctgaaaaacattaaattcaatttttttccttaggatgAAAACGTTAGGGATCTTTTTTTGACAGTCACAATGTTAGACATTCTCGCCAGTGATTCAGCAGCCTCAAACACTGCAATGCCTTCGGTGTTGACTCTGAAAAACTCAACATATAAGGGCTCCAAAAGGGAATCTGAGTGAGTCTTTGCGGAGACCTGAACTGTTATAAATTATGGCAACTTTAACCGGAATGCTCAGGCTTCTGATGTAGATGCATTTAATTCCAGGAGGTAGAAACCAGTAAGGCCTTCAGGTAAGGCTGGAAGAAATACAGTGGCACGTAAGAGCctttaatgctttttatagaaaaaaaatcgtaatttcatttcagattgtggtggaatatttttttatcatcacTGTATACGGTGGTGTTGATCATGTCAGTGGTCGATATAATCCAATGGCTCTTAAATGACTTTTAGAAAGTACATGTTTGTAGTCGCTGGTAAAGTACTTCAGGATTCTTCAGGACCAACAGGACTATGGAAACATAAGATGAAATTAGCCTCATTTAAACACTGCAGTAAGCAATCCATTTATAAAAGCTGTCAAGAGAACATTTGACTATTTGCATATTCAGAATGTGTCCTCTTATTCAGAGAGAAAATCCTTTCGTTTGGAATTGAACATCCCGTTCCGACTCGTACAGGACCTCCAACTCCAGCCGATAAGCGGATTAGCCCGTTTCTGCTGCAATGAAAAGCACTTCGGTTTGGATTCTGCTGGAGCATCATTTAGCATCAGCTTTCACTGTATCCACATTTAGTTTAACTccattttaatacaaaattaacCTTCACACAATATTATTTGTGGAAGAGAGGGACAAGACTACGCTTGTGATTCCAGTTCAGGATTTCTAGGTTCAGTGTTGGAGCCTTAGACTCGGGTAATTTGGTGCATTAGTGAGTActcaggttttttaaattatgagtTGTTTGAGTCCCTGGTGACCTCCCATTGTGCCCGGTCCGTACCTCCTATGCTTACCTTTATCACATCCCTCTAAAAGGGTGGATTTGGCCACACTTTTCGCTCACAGGTTTTGCACGAGAGGTGCCCAGAGAGGCATCTTCATCACGAGCAGGTGGTGAAAGGACAACCCAAGCGAGGACAATGGAAATCCCCAAGGAGCAAACCCAGGCAGGATGAAGCTTTGTGGAGCctggagcaaagcagcaggTTACAGGGAGTTCGAACAACATGGGGAACACAGCTCTTATGTGACTTTCTAAGGAAGGGCAAAAAGGTGATCAAATGCCCCCATTAAGGATGTTTCACGCAGCAggtgggagaaggagagagactCATATGGGCAACAAATCTCCCAAGCACTTTGCAAAACCAATTGTGTCTGGTCTGCACGctaggaaggaaagaaaggttaACCTGAGGTTTGGCATGTATTTCATTCATGCTCGTATTATAAATGCTCATGGTAAGTTCTTTCTCAGCAAAATTCTTCAGTCTGGTTTCTGTTTCCAATTCTAAAAGCCACCTATGACAGACTGCGGTCCTTAGGACCTGACTCTAAGAGGAGACAGCCAAgtaatgtttgggtttttcccccacAAAATCCACGAGCAGATTCCACCTTTCTAGAGGCTTTAGCCAGCTGGGCCACCGCAAACGGCTTTCACACGGGGCAGACGCAGATGGCAGTTAG
It encodes the following:
- the NPS gene encoding neuropeptide S; amino-acid sequence: MDCENMHLTFDETIASSTESTSVPTPGRQRSEVNNTEDRLQPTGTSAMCSWSARSRLCRLNFVFILWISMILLCSSYPVVPSTSSNPFYLNCQLYGKSDYCLVLLNNCLAKVGRNEELAFLKPYLEMPFNKRSFRNGVGSGIKKTSFRRAKS